A single region of the Nocardioides aquaticus genome encodes:
- a CDS encoding CapA family protein — protein sequence MATTCCTPRRTGFLGALLASLVLTAACSVDGTRTQAGPEADDGPRAGGGAGVGAAEAPGATLTLAFAGDVHFEQALGDLVQQPGSDLGPVSRVLGAADVAMVNLESALASRDTPTDKELEDPDQRYWFRSDPAALGVLARSGVDVVSLANNHGADHGRTGLQESLAVADERARPAVVGIGAGAAQAHAPYRVDVRGTGVAVLAADASPRESRDPVWAAGEGGPGIAAARSGDAGLLLDAVRRAARTDDVVAVYLHWGEEERQTPTAAQRGLAERLARAGADVVVGSHAHVLLGSGMLDDTYVGYGLGNFTWYHGRKSETGVLTLELRDGVVVGDRWSPARIPLEGGVPRPLAGRERDEAQVWWRDLRRGTGLAPTATATPVRLPAYRARVAPIGEALGRRMTGSSHDPATCPLPLDRLRVLSVPHVGFDGQPRTGRMVVRASLARDVVQVFERLYDARWPLRRMRLVDAFGGDDDRSMAADNSSGYNCREVAGSDTLSAHAFGRAIDVNPVENPYLTAGGVLPPAGARFADLDRTADAQPPAGVVHADDVVVRAFAEVGWEWGGDFSAPDYQHFYRP from the coding sequence ATGGCCACGACATGCTGCACACCGCGACGGACCGGGTTCCTGGGCGCGCTCCTGGCGTCCCTGGTGCTCACGGCGGCGTGCTCCGTCGACGGCACCCGGACGCAGGCGGGCCCCGAGGCCGACGACGGACCGCGGGCCGGTGGGGGTGCCGGCGTCGGCGCCGCCGAGGCGCCCGGCGCCACGCTCACCCTGGCCTTCGCCGGTGACGTGCACTTCGAGCAGGCCCTGGGCGACCTCGTGCAGCAGCCCGGCTCCGACCTGGGCCCCGTCTCGCGCGTGCTGGGTGCCGCCGACGTGGCGATGGTCAACCTGGAGAGCGCACTGGCCTCGCGGGACACCCCGACCGACAAGGAGCTCGAGGACCCGGACCAGCGCTACTGGTTCCGCAGCGACCCCGCGGCGCTCGGCGTGCTGGCCCGGTCGGGGGTCGACGTGGTCTCGCTGGCCAACAACCACGGCGCCGACCACGGTCGGACGGGGCTGCAGGAGTCGTTGGCGGTCGCCGACGAGCGCGCGCGGCCGGCCGTCGTGGGCATCGGCGCCGGCGCTGCGCAGGCGCACGCGCCGTACCGCGTGGACGTGCGCGGGACCGGCGTCGCCGTCCTCGCCGCGGACGCCTCGCCCCGCGAGAGCCGGGACCCGGTCTGGGCCGCCGGCGAGGGCGGCCCCGGGATCGCCGCCGCCCGCTCGGGCGACGCCGGCCTGCTGCTCGACGCCGTGCGGCGCGCGGCCCGTACGGACGATGTCGTGGCGGTCTACCTGCACTGGGGCGAGGAGGAGCGGCAGACGCCCACGGCGGCCCAGCGTGGCCTGGCCGAGCGCCTCGCGCGCGCGGGTGCCGACGTCGTGGTCGGTTCGCACGCGCACGTGCTGCTCGGCTCCGGGATGCTCGACGACACCTACGTGGGGTACGGCCTGGGCAACTTCACCTGGTACCACGGCCGCAAGTCCGAGACCGGGGTGCTGACCCTGGAGCTGCGCGACGGCGTCGTCGTCGGGGACCGGTGGTCACCGGCCCGGATCCCGCTCGAGGGCGGTGTCCCCCGGCCGCTGGCCGGTCGGGAGCGCGACGAGGCGCAGGTGTGGTGGCGCGACCTCCGCCGCGGCACCGGGCTGGCCCCGACGGCGACGGCGACCCCGGTGCGGCTGCCGGCGTACCGCGCCCGGGTCGCGCCGATCGGTGAGGCGCTCGGCCGCCGGATGACCGGCTCCAGCCACGACCCCGCCACCTGCCCGCTGCCGCTGGACCGGTTGCGCGTGCTGAGCGTGCCCCACGTCGGCTTCGACGGGCAGCCCCGCACCGGCCGGATGGTGGTGCGGGCCTCCCTGGCCCGCGACGTCGTGCAGGTCTTCGAGCGGCTCTACGACGCCCGCTGGCCCCTGCGACGGATGCGGTTGGTCGACGCCTTCGGCGGGGACGACGACCGGTCGATGGCCGCCGACAACTCCTCGGGCTACAACTGCCGCGAGGTGGCCGGCTCCGACACCCTCTCGGCGCACGCCTTCGGTCGCGCGATCGACGTCAACCCGGTCGAGAACCCCTACCTGACGGCCGGCGGCGTGCTGCCGCCCGCGGGCGCCCGGTTCGCCGACCTGGACCGCACCGCGGACGCCCAGCCCCCGGCCGGCGTGGTGCACGCCGACGACGTGGTGGTCCGGGCCTTCGCCGAGGTCGGCTGGGAGTGGGGCGGCGACTTCTCGGCGCCGGACTACCAGCACTTCTACCGCCCCTGA
- a CDS encoding FHA domain-containing protein has translation MTLVVGADLRFEIGREDGSAVHGRLRGSGNRLELEVDDPGAFAGRADAPAIRTVAETLARYGMVVRVVSGGQHLVSLGAVKAPWWQRRATGSRRIRVGSLRGALTSARSRARAAEPVLPRNDLVPPLPVWPIAPTFQRNPRVGTGGTHGTGGSPRLVLFKADVVAGERQPIFWLQETTVVGSDPSCDVVLPGLADRQVVIRHSEDDEYVVTTLAGRARVHGAQLDDRVVLRAGARLEVGDHLLVFSRAEHADHGRPFGGRVGGELGRQERQPPRGPTTD, from the coding sequence ATGACCCTCGTCGTCGGCGCGGACCTGCGCTTCGAGATCGGCCGGGAGGACGGCAGCGCCGTCCACGGCCGTCTCCGGGGCAGCGGCAACCGCCTCGAGCTCGAGGTCGACGACCCCGGCGCCTTCGCCGGTCGCGCCGACGCCCCCGCGATCCGCACCGTGGCCGAGACCCTGGCGCGCTACGGGATGGTGGTCCGTGTGGTCTCCGGCGGCCAGCACCTGGTCTCCCTCGGCGCCGTCAAGGCGCCGTGGTGGCAGAGGCGTGCGACCGGCTCCCGCCGGATCCGGGTCGGCAGCCTGCGCGGTGCGCTGACCTCGGCCCGCTCGCGGGCCCGCGCCGCCGAGCCGGTCCTGCCCCGCAACGACCTGGTCCCCCCGCTCCCGGTGTGGCCGATCGCGCCGACCTTCCAGCGCAACCCGAGGGTCGGCACCGGCGGCACGCACGGCACCGGCGGCAGCCCGCGCCTGGTGCTGTTCAAGGCCGACGTGGTGGCCGGTGAGCGGCAGCCGATCTTCTGGCTGCAGGAGACCACCGTCGTGGGCTCGGACCCGTCCTGCGACGTGGTCCTGCCCGGCCTGGCCGACCGCCAGGTCGTCATCCGGCACAGCGAGGACGACGAGTACGTCGTCACCACGCTCGCCGGCCGTGCCCGCGTGCACGGCGCCCAGCTCGACGACCGCGTGGTGCTGCGTGCCGGCGCACGCCTCGAGGTGGGCGACCACCTGCTGGTGTTCTCGCGTGCCGAGCACGCCGACCACGGCCGCCCCTTCGGCGGTCGCGTCGGTGGCGAGCTCGGCCGCCAGGAGCGCCAGCCTCCCCGAGGTCCGACCACGGACTGA
- a CDS encoding MerR family transcriptional regulator — protein sequence MISDPPAEADLSIGDLATATGVGAATLRAWERRHGFPVPHRLPSGHRRYDQAQVDAVLDVVRRQHEGVRLEAAIAATLVHAHGRDGHRRVVPGERSVFAALRRRHPQLTPQRLGKPMLLALSWAIEDEFCSRALAPHLFGSFQHDSYFRAARRRWDDLALGARTAAVFADFDGGRTWCPCAGRSGCISTPAPRCCASGPWSATTTTCRPCSPRGSCPASST from the coding sequence GTGATCTCCGACCCTCCCGCTGAGGCGGACCTGAGCATCGGAGACCTCGCCACCGCGACCGGGGTGGGCGCGGCCACCCTGCGCGCCTGGGAGCGACGCCACGGCTTCCCGGTCCCGCACCGGCTGCCCAGCGGGCACCGTCGTTACGATCAGGCGCAGGTCGACGCGGTGCTCGACGTGGTGCGCCGGCAGCACGAGGGGGTGCGCCTGGAGGCGGCGATCGCCGCCACCCTGGTCCACGCCCACGGCAGGGACGGGCACCGTCGCGTGGTGCCGGGGGAGCGCTCGGTCTTCGCCGCGCTCCGTCGCCGCCACCCGCAGCTCACCCCGCAGCGGCTCGGCAAGCCGATGCTGCTCGCGCTCTCCTGGGCGATCGAGGACGAGTTCTGCTCACGGGCCCTGGCCCCGCACCTGTTCGGCTCGTTCCAGCACGACTCGTACTTCCGCGCCGCACGACGGCGCTGGGACGACCTCGCCCTCGGGGCGCGCACCGCGGCCGTCTTCGCCGACTTCGACGGGGGGAGGACGTGGTGTCCCTGCGCGGGCCGGTCCGGGTGCATCTCGACGCCGGCGCCCCGCTGCTGCGCGAGTGGGCCGTGGTCTGCGACGACGACGACCTGCCGGCCGTGCTCACCGCGTGGGAGCTGCCCGGCCAGCAGCACGTGA
- the fdhF gene encoding formate dehydrogenase subunit alpha, with amino-acid sequence MTHDSFGSQVDRDRQATFRPLSEDAAAPPPEPVVVRVNGVDVPADARRPLVEALTDEGHDGDFPSVCYHPALGSIQTCDTCLVEVDGEVVRACATPVRDGLDVTTTGPSAPAREQAAQRLVRKHVLYCTVCDHNDGACPLKAGVEASGLTHETIGYRPKPYEVDDSHPFYRYDPDQCILCGRCVEACQDVQVTETLSIDWGSEDPRVLWDGGAPAGESSCVSCGHCVSVCPCNALIEKTMLGRHGLMTDWPTETRELAIDLVKDVEPTTGYLPLYDISKAEAAARMAVTDKAKTVCTYCGVGCSFDVETRGREILRVQPQLEGPANSISTCVKGKFGWDYVNAEDRLTVPLVRDGDRFRETTWDEALDVVARRLGEIVAEHGPDATGVIGSSKATNEEGYLTQKLARQVLGTNNTDNCSRYCQSPATVGLWRTVGYGGDAGSISDMERAELVLMVGTNTAASHPVIASRLRRAQKLNGQQHVVVDLRRHEMAQRAEVYLKPAPGTDLVWLSAVAKHVVDQGWQDEAFLRERVNGYDDYVASLAPFTLEHAEQRTGISAEDLRALAHRVAHAGSVVALWAMGVTQHHMGSDTSTAISNLLLLTGNYGRPGTGAYPLRGHNNVQGCSDFGVINTFFPGYQPVDDDEVRQKFERAWGRELPAEPGLDNHGMVDAAYDGSLKGLIVIGEELSLVDANAHYVQEALERLPFLVVSELFFSRTCEFADVVLPAAASLEKDGTFASTERRIQRLYEVMPPIGEAKPDWKILQLLADRMGYQWGFTHPGEIMAEVAGLTPLFAGVSYDRLEGYASLQWPVAADGTDTPLLYTDRFHFDDGRARLHPLEFREPTDQVDEEYPLHVNNGRTLEHFHEGNLTLRSAGLVQLVPDTYAEMTWRTAEEHGGLATGDWVRLISRRGELTVRVLLSDEVHDGELWVPMQAAEINLLTSSVVDPDSHTPAYKEIAVRLERADGPDEVRGGTRRAADRARKGDRDTKGDPQGPPLPAHHHRYGHPTPQLGVKVALKWERADYQPPTRPEPDGARA; translated from the coding sequence GTGACCCACGACTCCTTCGGCAGCCAGGTCGACCGCGACCGCCAGGCCACCTTCCGCCCGCTCTCGGAGGACGCCGCGGCGCCGCCGCCCGAGCCGGTGGTGGTGCGCGTCAACGGCGTCGACGTCCCGGCCGACGCGCGACGGCCGCTCGTCGAGGCCCTGACCGACGAGGGTCACGACGGCGACTTCCCCTCGGTCTGCTACCACCCCGCGCTGGGGTCGATCCAGACCTGCGACACCTGCCTGGTCGAGGTGGACGGCGAGGTCGTCCGTGCGTGCGCGACACCCGTCCGGGACGGCCTGGACGTCACCACGACCGGGCCCTCGGCGCCGGCGCGGGAGCAGGCTGCGCAGCGCCTGGTCCGCAAGCACGTCCTCTACTGCACGGTCTGCGACCACAACGACGGCGCCTGCCCCCTCAAGGCAGGGGTCGAGGCGAGCGGTCTGACCCACGAGACGATCGGCTACCGCCCCAAGCCGTACGAGGTCGACGACAGCCACCCGTTCTACCGCTACGACCCGGACCAGTGCATCCTGTGCGGCCGGTGCGTGGAGGCGTGCCAGGACGTGCAGGTCACCGAGACCCTCTCCATCGACTGGGGCTCCGAGGACCCCCGCGTGCTGTGGGACGGCGGCGCCCCGGCGGGGGAGTCGTCCTGCGTGTCCTGCGGCCACTGCGTGTCGGTGTGCCCCTGCAACGCCCTGATCGAGAAGACCATGCTGGGCCGGCACGGCCTGATGACCGACTGGCCGACGGAGACCCGTGAGCTGGCGATCGACCTGGTCAAGGACGTGGAGCCGACCACCGGCTACCTCCCGCTCTACGACATCTCCAAGGCCGAGGCGGCGGCGCGGATGGCGGTCACCGACAAGGCGAAGACGGTGTGCACCTACTGCGGCGTCGGCTGCTCCTTCGACGTCGAGACCCGCGGGCGCGAGATCCTGCGCGTGCAGCCGCAGCTCGAGGGCCCGGCCAACTCCATCTCGACCTGCGTCAAGGGCAAGTTCGGGTGGGACTACGTCAACGCCGAGGACCGCCTCACCGTCCCGCTGGTGCGCGACGGCGACCGGTTCCGTGAGACCACCTGGGACGAGGCCCTGGACGTCGTCGCGCGCCGCCTCGGCGAGATCGTGGCCGAGCACGGCCCGGACGCCACCGGCGTGATCGGATCCTCCAAGGCCACCAACGAGGAGGGCTACCTCACCCAGAAGCTCGCGCGCCAGGTCCTGGGCACCAACAACACCGACAACTGCTCCCGCTACTGCCAGTCCCCGGCGACCGTCGGGCTGTGGCGCACGGTCGGGTACGGCGGCGACGCCGGGTCGATCAGCGACATGGAGCGCGCCGAGCTGGTCCTGATGGTCGGGACCAACACGGCGGCCTCCCACCCGGTGATCGCCTCGCGCCTGCGCAGGGCGCAGAAGTTGAACGGCCAGCAGCACGTGGTGGTGGACCTGCGTCGCCACGAGATGGCGCAACGGGCCGAGGTGTACCTCAAGCCGGCTCCCGGGACGGACCTGGTCTGGCTGTCCGCGGTGGCCAAGCACGTGGTCGACCAGGGCTGGCAGGACGAGGCCTTCCTGCGTGAGCGGGTCAACGGCTACGACGACTACGTCGCCTCGCTTGCCCCCTTCACCCTGGAGCACGCCGAGCAGCGCACCGGGATCTCGGCCGAGGACCTGCGCGCCCTGGCGCACCGGGTCGCCCACGCCGGGTCGGTCGTGGCCCTGTGGGCGATGGGGGTCACCCAGCACCACATGGGCTCGGACACCTCGACCGCGATCTCCAACCTGCTGCTCCTGACCGGCAACTACGGACGGCCGGGCACCGGCGCCTACCCCCTGCGCGGGCACAACAACGTCCAGGGCTGCAGCGACTTCGGCGTCATCAACACCTTCTTCCCCGGCTACCAGCCCGTCGACGACGACGAGGTGCGGCAGAAGTTCGAGCGGGCCTGGGGGCGTGAGCTCCCGGCCGAGCCGGGCCTGGACAACCACGGGATGGTCGACGCGGCGTACGACGGCTCCCTGAAGGGGCTGATCGTGATCGGCGAGGAGCTGTCGCTGGTGGACGCGAACGCCCACTACGTGCAGGAGGCCCTCGAGCGGCTGCCCTTCCTCGTGGTCTCCGAGCTGTTCTTCTCCCGCACCTGCGAGTTCGCCGACGTGGTCCTGCCCGCCGCGGCGTCGCTGGAGAAGGACGGCACCTTCGCCAGCACCGAGCGCCGGATCCAGCGCCTCTACGAGGTGATGCCGCCGATCGGCGAGGCCAAGCCGGACTGGAAGATCCTCCAGCTCCTCGCCGACCGGATGGGCTACCAGTGGGGCTTCACCCACCCCGGCGAGATCATGGCCGAGGTGGCCGGCCTGACCCCGCTGTTCGCCGGGGTGAGCTACGACCGCCTCGAGGGCTACGCCTCGCTGCAGTGGCCGGTGGCCGCCGACGGCACCGACACGCCGCTGCTCTACACCGACCGCTTCCACTTCGACGACGGACGGGCGCGGCTGCACCCGCTGGAGTTCCGCGAGCCCACCGACCAGGTCGACGAGGAGTACCCGCTGCACGTCAACAACGGGCGGACCCTCGAGCACTTCCACGAGGGCAACCTCACGCTGCGCTCGGCGGGCCTGGTGCAGCTGGTGCCCGACACCTACGCCGAGATGACGTGGCGCACCGCGGAGGAGCACGGGGGCCTGGCCACCGGCGACTGGGTCCGGCTGATCTCGCGGCGGGGCGAGCTGACGGTGCGCGTGCTGCTCTCGGACGAGGTGCACGACGGTGAGCTGTGGGTGCCGATGCAGGCTGCCGAGATCAACCTGCTGACCTCGAGCGTGGTCGATCCCGACAGCCACACGCCGGCCTACAAGGAGATCGCCGTGCGGCTGGAGCGCGCCGACGGCCCCGACGAGGTGCGCGGCGGCACCCGACGAGCGGCCGACCGGGCCCGCAAGGGCGACCGGGACACGAAGGGCGACCCGCAGGGCCCGCCGCTGCCGGCACACCACCACCGGTACGGGCACCCGACGCCGCAGCTCGGCGTGAAGGTCGCGCTGAAGTGGGAGCGCGCGGACTACCAGCCCCCGACCCGGCCCGAGCCCGACGGGGCCCGCGCGTGA